The following coding sequences are from one Verrucosispora sp. WMMD573 window:
- the yjfF gene encoding galactofuranose ABC transporter, permease protein YjfF, which yields MSSLSISTGPGWAKLPRRHMPVLATLALLLVMYGIGVSQYRAFSNIQVVFNVFIDNGFLLVIAVGMTFVILTGGIDLSVGSVAAMTAMVSAWLLQSGLPALLVLVIALLIGPTLGFLMGCAIHFFDIQPFIVTLAGMFFARGMCTFISNASIPITDGFWTTMSQHRIGDPRGNFVSISVLVAFAVVLIAAYVLAYTRLGRNVYAIGGNPQSALLMGLPVGRTRIAVYTISGLCAAIGGILLSFYTLSGAPLIAIGMELDVIAAVVIGGTVLTGGSGYIFGTVLGVLVLGVIQTLITFDGSLNSWWTKIVIGGLLFAFILLQRLIGIRYK from the coding sequence ATGAGTAGTCTCTCGATCTCCACCGGCCCGGGTTGGGCCAAGCTGCCTCGGCGGCACATGCCGGTGCTGGCGACGTTGGCGCTGCTGCTGGTGATGTACGGCATCGGTGTGTCCCAGTACCGGGCCTTCTCGAACATCCAGGTGGTCTTCAACGTCTTCATCGATAACGGTTTCCTGCTCGTCATCGCGGTCGGGATGACCTTCGTGATCCTCACCGGCGGTATCGACCTGTCGGTCGGCTCGGTGGCGGCGATGACCGCGATGGTCTCGGCCTGGTTGCTGCAATCCGGCCTGCCCGCGTTGCTGGTGCTGGTGATCGCTCTGCTGATCGGGCCGACGCTCGGGTTCCTGATGGGCTGCGCGATCCATTTCTTCGACATCCAGCCCTTCATCGTCACCCTGGCCGGGATGTTCTTCGCCCGTGGCATGTGCACGTTCATCAGCAACGCGTCGATTCCGATCACCGACGGGTTCTGGACCACGATGTCGCAGCACCGGATCGGCGATCCCCGGGGCAACTTCGTCTCGATCAGCGTGCTTGTCGCGTTCGCGGTGGTCCTGATCGCCGCGTACGTGCTGGCGTACACGCGACTGGGACGCAACGTCTACGCGATCGGCGGCAACCCGCAGTCGGCGCTGTTGATGGGGCTGCCGGTGGGCCGGACCCGGATCGCGGTCTACACCATCAGTGGCCTGTGCGCGGCGATCGGCGGGATCCTGCTGTCCTTCTACACGCTGTCCGGTGCCCCGTTGATCGCCATCGGGATGGAACTCGACGTGATCGCGGCCGTGGTCATCGGTGGCACGGTGCTCACCGGTGGCTCGGGGTACATCTTCGGCACGGTGCTCGGTGTGCTGGTACTCGGCGTGATCCAGACCTTGATCACCTTCGACGGCAGCCTCAACTCCTGGTGGACCAAGATCGTGATCGGAGGCCTGCTCTTCGCGTTCATCCTGCTCCAGCGCCTCATCGGCATCCGCTACAAGTGA
- the araA gene encoding L-arabinose isomerase, giving the protein MATHPEPEVWFLTGSQAMYGEDTLRQVADQSRQIAALLDESPHIPARVVWKPVLTTSADILRTCRDAASQGAVGVIAWMHTFSPAKMWISGLDALQTPLLHLHTQANVLLPWDEIDMDFMNLNQAAHGDREFGYIQTRLGVARKTVAGHVSDPRVVSRVGAWTRAAIGWSAMRSLRLARFGDNMRDVAVTEGDKVEAELRFGVSVNTYGVNDLVRVVDEVAEAQIDDLVKEYDDTFRVAAELRPGGERHDSLRYAARLELGLRTFLDAGGFRAFTTNFEDLGGLRQLPGIAVQRLMADGYGFGGEGDWKTSVLVHTLKAMAVGTEGGTSFMEDYTYDLTPGEELVLGAHMLEVCPSIAGDVPNVEIHPLSIGGREDPVRLVFDAAPGPAVVLGLADMGERFRLVANEVDVVSPPQPLRRLPVARAVWRPQPHLPGSAEAWITAGAPHHTVLSQALGVEELHDLAEMSRTELVVIDADTDPRRFADELRWNQAYYRLARGF; this is encoded by the coding sequence ATGGCAACACACCCTGAACCCGAGGTCTGGTTCCTCACCGGAAGCCAGGCAATGTACGGCGAGGACACGCTCCGGCAGGTGGCCGACCAGTCCCGTCAGATCGCCGCTCTGCTCGACGAATCGCCGCACATTCCCGCCCGGGTGGTCTGGAAGCCGGTCCTGACCACCAGCGCCGACATCCTGCGGACCTGCCGGGATGCCGCGTCGCAGGGGGCGGTCGGGGTGATCGCCTGGATGCACACCTTCTCGCCAGCGAAGATGTGGATCTCGGGCCTGGACGCGTTGCAGACGCCGCTGCTGCATCTGCACACCCAGGCCAACGTCCTGCTGCCGTGGGACGAGATCGACATGGATTTCATGAACCTCAACCAGGCCGCGCACGGCGACCGGGAGTTCGGGTACATCCAGACCCGGCTCGGGGTGGCCCGCAAGACGGTCGCCGGGCACGTCTCCGATCCCCGCGTGGTCTCCCGGGTCGGTGCCTGGACCCGGGCGGCGATCGGCTGGTCGGCCATGCGTTCGCTGCGGCTGGCGCGATTCGGCGACAACATGCGCGACGTGGCCGTCACCGAGGGGGACAAGGTCGAGGCGGAGCTGCGCTTCGGCGTCTCGGTGAACACCTACGGGGTCAACGACCTGGTGCGGGTGGTCGACGAGGTGGCCGAGGCGCAGATCGACGACCTGGTCAAGGAGTACGACGACACCTTCCGGGTCGCCGCCGAGCTACGGCCCGGCGGTGAGCGGCACGATTCGCTGCGGTATGCCGCCCGGCTCGAACTGGGGCTGCGTACCTTCCTGGACGCCGGTGGCTTCCGCGCCTTCACCACCAACTTCGAGGACCTGGGCGGGCTGCGTCAACTGCCCGGCATCGCGGTGCAGCGACTCATGGCCGACGGCTACGGCTTCGGTGGTGAGGGGGACTGGAAAACCTCGGTGCTGGTGCACACCCTCAAGGCGATGGCCGTCGGCACCGAGGGTGGCACCTCGTTCATGGAGGACTACACCTACGACCTCACCCCGGGCGAGGAACTGGTGCTCGGTGCCCACATGCTCGAGGTGTGTCCCTCGATCGCCGGGGACGTACCGAACGTGGAGATCCATCCGCTGAGCATCGGCGGTCGCGAGGACCCGGTCCGGCTGGTCTTCGACGCCGCGCCGGGGCCGGCGGTGGTGCTCGGCCTGGCGGACATGGGCGAGCGTTTCCGGCTGGTGGCCAACGAGGTCGACGTGGTCTCCCCACCGCAACCACTGCGTCGGTTGCCGGTCGCCCGGGCGGTATGGCGGCCGCAACCGCACCTGCCCGGCTCCGCCGAAGCGTGGATCACCGCGGGTGCCCCCCACCACACCGTGCTGTCCCAGGCGCTGGGCGTGGAGGAGTTGCACGACCTCGCCGAGATGAGCCGTACCGAACTCGTCGTCATCGACGCCGACACCGATCCCCGGCGGTTCGCCGACGAGCTGCGCTGGAACCAGGCGTACTACCGGCTCGCGCGGGGGTTCTGA
- a CDS encoding RICIN domain-containing protein gives MIANGEVPRTAPGRRGWLSRAAAILAAMVVGGSLAAVAPSPAAAATVDTNAWYVLVNRNSGKALDVYNMATNDGARITQWARNDGAWQQWQFVDSGGGYYRLRSRHSGKVLDVYNFSTANGASIVQWSDHNGTNQQFRLADSAGGHVRLINRNSNKVMEVQNASTADGGNIVQYDDWGGANQQWQLVQVGNGGTPTDPPPGGSFTNPVVWQDFADVEVIRVGEVYYMTASTMHYSPGAPILRSYDLVNWEFAGHSVPRLDFGTKYDLPAGQQAYVEGIWASTLNYRPSNQTYYWAGCINFAQTHIYTATAVDGTWSRHATLPQCYYDAGMLIDDNDTMYVAYGNGTISVAQLSADGRSQVRAQQVYQTPSSIGTLEGARFYKRNGAYYIWLTRPANGQYVLKSTNGPFGPYEQRQVLLDMRGPISGGGVPHQGGLVQLPNGSWYYMAFTDAYPGGRMPTLAPITWTADGWPQVQTVNGAWGVNYPNPLPLRPVKPLTGVDTFAGTTLGPRYEWNHNPDNSRWSVNNGLRLQTATVTNDLYRARNTITHRIQGPTSTGTVEIDYSTMRDGDRTGLAMLRDVSAWIGVRRDNGATRVVMTNGLNMNSDWDTSSTGSEIASAAVSGGRIWLRANADIRPGSGRQARFSYSTDGVTFVPLGTALTLNNSWRFFMGYRFAIFNYATQALGGSVTVRRFELATP, from the coding sequence ATGATTGCCAATGGTGAGGTCCCACGGACCGCGCCGGGCCGGCGCGGCTGGCTGTCGCGCGCGGCGGCCATCCTGGCGGCGATGGTGGTGGGCGGCTCGCTCGCCGCGGTGGCGCCATCGCCCGCGGCCGCGGCCACGGTGGACACCAACGCCTGGTACGTGCTGGTCAATCGAAACAGCGGTAAGGCGCTCGACGTCTACAACATGGCCACCAACGACGGAGCGCGGATCACCCAGTGGGCGCGCAACGACGGCGCGTGGCAGCAGTGGCAGTTCGTCGACTCCGGCGGCGGCTACTACCGGCTGCGCTCGCGGCACTCCGGCAAGGTGCTCGACGTCTACAACTTCTCCACGGCCAACGGTGCGTCGATCGTGCAGTGGAGCGACCACAACGGAACCAACCAGCAGTTCCGGCTGGCCGACTCGGCGGGTGGTCACGTCCGGCTGATCAACCGCAACTCCAACAAGGTGATGGAAGTGCAGAACGCCTCGACCGCCGACGGCGGCAACATCGTGCAGTACGACGACTGGGGCGGCGCCAACCAGCAGTGGCAACTGGTCCAGGTCGGCAACGGCGGCACCCCCACCGACCCGCCCCCCGGCGGCAGCTTCACCAACCCGGTCGTCTGGCAGGACTTCGCCGACGTCGAGGTCATCCGGGTCGGCGAGGTGTACTACATGACCGCCTCCACCATGCACTACTCGCCCGGCGCCCCGATCCTGCGCTCGTACGACCTGGTGAACTGGGAGTTCGCCGGGCACTCCGTACCCCGTCTGGACTTCGGCACCAAGTACGACCTGCCCGCCGGACAACAGGCGTACGTGGAGGGCATCTGGGCCTCCACGCTGAACTACCGGCCGAGCAACCAGACCTACTACTGGGCCGGATGCATCAACTTCGCCCAGACCCACATCTACACCGCGACGGCCGTCGACGGTACCTGGAGCCGGCACGCGACCCTGCCGCAGTGCTACTACGACGCCGGGATGCTGATCGACGACAACGACACCATGTACGTCGCGTACGGCAACGGCACCATCAGCGTGGCTCAGCTCTCCGCCGACGGGCGCAGCCAGGTCCGGGCCCAGCAGGTGTACCAGACCCCGTCGAGCATCGGCACCCTGGAGGGGGCGCGCTTCTACAAGCGCAACGGCGCGTACTACATCTGGCTGACCCGCCCGGCCAACGGCCAGTACGTGCTCAAGTCCACGAACGGTCCCTTCGGCCCGTACGAGCAGCGCCAGGTGCTGCTCGACATGCGGGGTCCGATCTCCGGCGGCGGGGTGCCCCACCAGGGCGGGCTGGTGCAGCTGCCGAATGGTTCCTGGTACTACATGGCCTTCACCGACGCGTACCCCGGTGGCCGGATGCCGACTCTCGCGCCGATCACCTGGACCGCTGACGGTTGGCCGCAGGTGCAGACGGTCAACGGCGCCTGGGGGGTCAACTACCCGAACCCGCTGCCCCTGCGCCCGGTCAAGCCGCTCACCGGCGTCGACACGTTCGCCGGCACCACCCTCGGCCCGCGGTACGAGTGGAACCACAACCCCGACAACAGCCGGTGGTCGGTGAACAACGGGCTGCGGTTGCAGACCGCGACCGTGACCAACGACCTCTACCGGGCACGGAACACGATCACCCACCGCATCCAGGGACCGACCTCGACCGGAACGGTCGAGATCGACTACTCGACGATGCGTGACGGTGATCGCACCGGCCTGGCCATGCTGCGCGACGTCTCCGCGTGGATCGGCGTACGGCGGGACAACGGCGCCACCCGGGTGGTCATGACCAACGGGCTGAACATGAACAGCGACTGGGACACCAGCAGCACCGGCAGCGAGATCGCCAGCGCCGCGGTCTCCGGTGGGCGGATCTGGCTGCGGGCAAACGCCGACATCCGGCCCGGTTCCGGTCGGCAGGCGCGTTTCTCCTACAGCACCGACGGGGTCACCTTCGTCCCGCTGGGCACCGCCCTGACGCTCAACAACAGCTGGAGGTTCTTCATGGGTTACCGGTTCGCCATCTTCAACTACGCCACCCAGGCGTTGGGCGGATCGGTGACGGTGCGCCGTTTCGAGTTGGCCACGCCATGA
- a CDS encoding LacI family DNA-binding transcriptional regulator yields MTDVARLAGVSHQTVSRVLNGHPNVREQTRLRVQAAIAELGYRPNRAARALVTGRSQVIGVVAQNTTLYGPASLLAALEQAAAESGFAVSVGSVRDLDHRSISAVVERHLAHRVAGIVVIAPVESAGEALERLPKDVPLVTVDGDPHRPMPLVTVDQAAGARAATQHLLDAGHRTVWHVSGPSDWFDSAGRIEGWRAALTSAGAEIPPLVPADWSAAAGYRCGQMLARMPDVTAVFTANDHLALGVLRALHEHGRRVPDDISVVGFDDVPEAAYFIPPLTTVRPDFGAVARASLEMLLTQIESVSGGALRRTIAPTLVARRSVAPPPAPRP; encoded by the coding sequence ATGACGGACGTGGCCCGCCTCGCCGGTGTTTCCCATCAAACGGTCTCGCGGGTGCTCAACGGGCACCCGAACGTACGCGAACAGACCCGACTGCGCGTCCAGGCGGCCATCGCCGAACTCGGCTACCGACCGAACCGGGCGGCTCGCGCGCTGGTCACCGGCCGGTCGCAGGTGATCGGGGTGGTCGCGCAGAACACCACCCTCTACGGTCCGGCCTCGCTGTTGGCCGCGCTGGAGCAAGCGGCCGCCGAGTCCGGTTTCGCAGTGAGTGTCGGTAGCGTGCGTGACCTCGATCATCGATCCATTTCGGCGGTGGTGGAGCGGCACCTGGCCCACCGGGTCGCCGGCATCGTGGTGATCGCGCCGGTGGAGTCGGCCGGCGAGGCGCTGGAGCGCCTGCCCAAGGACGTGCCGCTGGTGACCGTGGACGGGGATCCGCACCGGCCGATGCCGCTGGTGACGGTGGACCAGGCGGCCGGTGCCCGGGCCGCCACCCAGCACCTGCTCGACGCCGGCCATCGTACGGTCTGGCACGTTTCCGGTCCGTCGGACTGGTTCGACAGTGCCGGCCGGATCGAGGGCTGGCGGGCGGCGCTGACCTCGGCCGGCGCGGAGATCCCGCCGCTGGTACCGGCGGACTGGTCTGCGGCGGCCGGCTACCGGTGCGGGCAGATGCTGGCCCGGATGCCCGACGTCACCGCGGTCTTCACCGCCAACGACCACCTGGCCCTCGGGGTGCTGCGTGCCCTGCACGAGCACGGCCGCCGGGTGCCGGACGACATCAGCGTTGTCGGCTTCGACGACGTACCGGAGGCCGCCTACTTCATTCCGCCGCTGACCACCGTGCGACCGGATTTCGGCGCGGTGGCCCGGGCGAGCCTGGAGATGCTGCTCACCCAGATCGAGTCGGTCAGCGGTGGTGCCCTGCGCCGGACCATCGCCCCGACCCTGGTGGCCCGCCGCAGCGTCGCCCCACCCCCCGCCCCCCGCCCCTGA
- a CDS encoding beta-L-arabinofuranosidase domain-containing protein, with translation MPYPSLNRRHVLRAAGAAAVAAAVGPALANGTASAALPPARPDLGVAAYAFEPGQVRLTASRWLDNQNRTVNYLRFVDVNRLLYNFRANHRLSTAGAAALGGWEAPNFPFRTHSQGHFLSAWSYLWAVLGDTTCRDKANHMVAELAKCQANNGAAGFNTGYLSGFPESDFTAVENRTLNNGNVPYYAIHKTLAGLLDVWRHIGNNQARDVLLAFAGWVDWRTSRLSSAQMQAMLGTEFGGMNAVLTDLYQQTGDARWLTTAQRFDHNAVFNPLAANSDQLNGLHANTQVPKWIGAAREFKATGTTRYRDIASNAWNMTVNAHTYVIGGNSQAEHFRAPNAIAGYLRNDTCEACNTYNMLKLTRELWLLDPNRVAYFDFYERALLNHLIGAQNPADNHGHITYFTPLNPGGRRGVGPAWGGGTWSTDYNSFWCCQGSQLETNTTLMNSIYFHNDTTLTVNLFMPSVLTWSQRGITVAQSTTYPVSDTTTLTVTGDVSGSWTMRIRIPAWTQGATISVNGAAQNITTTPGTYATLTRSWTSGDTVTVRLPMRVIVQPANDDPNVVALTYGPAVLSGNYGNTALSALPALATTSVNRTSTSALAFTATANGATVNLIPFYDAHGHNYTVYWNASGQSPDTGTATFRLANAASGLVLGIENMSTVDGAPALQWDDNGTADHDWQLVVDGNAVKFRNANSAKVLGVQNMSSADNAQVLQWSDTGTADHRWTIVDVGDGSHKIRNGHTGKLLATLNGSTAQGARVVQDPDNGTPDNQWRFVPNGARRIQNLATGLVLGVQDMSTADGGLVIQWGDTGTADHLWTAIVDSGGYLRLRNSHSGKVLGVENGSSSNGARVVQWADNGAASNRWRLRYAANGYFRIQSANSGRVLGVTGASSSQGAQIVIWDDSGAGDHRWRFI, from the coding sequence ATGCCCTACCCGTCCCTCAACCGTCGACACGTGCTCCGGGCCGCCGGCGCGGCCGCCGTCGCCGCCGCCGTCGGCCCCGCACTGGCCAACGGCACCGCCAGTGCGGCGCTACCCCCGGCGCGACCCGACCTCGGCGTCGCCGCGTACGCATTCGAGCCGGGCCAGGTGCGGTTGACCGCCAGCCGCTGGCTGGACAACCAGAACCGCACGGTCAACTATCTGCGCTTCGTCGACGTCAACCGGCTGCTCTACAACTTCCGCGCCAACCACCGGCTGTCCACCGCCGGCGCCGCGGCTCTCGGCGGCTGGGAGGCACCCAACTTCCCGTTCCGCACCCACTCCCAGGGCCACTTCCTGAGCGCCTGGTCGTACCTGTGGGCCGTGCTCGGCGACACCACCTGTCGGGACAAGGCCAACCACATGGTGGCCGAGTTGGCCAAGTGCCAGGCCAACAACGGTGCCGCAGGCTTCAACACCGGCTACCTCAGCGGCTTCCCCGAGTCCGACTTCACCGCGGTGGAGAACCGCACGCTCAACAACGGCAACGTGCCGTACTACGCCATCCACAAGACCCTGGCCGGGCTGCTCGACGTGTGGCGGCACATCGGCAACAACCAGGCCCGCGACGTCCTGCTGGCGTTCGCCGGCTGGGTGGACTGGCGCACCAGCCGACTGAGTTCGGCGCAGATGCAGGCCATGCTGGGCACCGAGTTCGGCGGGATGAACGCCGTGCTGACCGACCTGTACCAGCAGACCGGCGACGCCCGTTGGCTGACCACCGCCCAGCGGTTCGACCACAACGCCGTGTTCAACCCGCTCGCGGCCAACTCCGACCAGCTCAACGGGCTGCACGCCAACACCCAGGTACCGAAGTGGATCGGCGCGGCCCGCGAGTTCAAGGCCACCGGCACCACCCGGTACCGGGATATCGCCAGCAACGCGTGGAACATGACGGTCAACGCGCACACCTACGTCATCGGCGGCAACAGCCAGGCCGAACACTTCCGGGCGCCCAATGCCATCGCCGGCTACCTGCGCAACGACACCTGCGAGGCGTGCAACACGTACAACATGCTCAAGCTGACCCGGGAGCTGTGGCTGCTGGACCCGAACCGGGTCGCGTACTTCGACTTCTACGAGCGGGCACTGCTCAACCATCTGATCGGGGCGCAGAACCCGGCCGACAACCACGGCCACATCACGTACTTCACCCCGTTGAACCCCGGCGGGCGGCGAGGCGTCGGACCGGCGTGGGGCGGCGGCACCTGGAGCACCGACTACAACTCCTTCTGGTGCTGCCAGGGCTCGCAGCTGGAAACGAACACCACCCTGATGAACTCGATCTACTTCCACAACGACACCACGCTCACGGTGAACCTGTTCATGCCCTCGGTGCTGACCTGGTCGCAGCGCGGCATCACGGTCGCCCAGAGCACCACCTACCCGGTCAGCGACACCACGACCCTCACCGTGACCGGCGACGTCAGCGGGTCGTGGACGATGCGGATCCGCATCCCGGCCTGGACGCAGGGCGCGACGATCAGCGTCAACGGCGCAGCACAGAACATCACCACCACCCCGGGCACGTACGCCACCCTCACCCGATCCTGGACCTCCGGCGACACGGTGACGGTACGGCTACCGATGCGCGTGATCGTGCAGCCGGCCAACGACGATCCGAACGTGGTGGCACTGACCTACGGGCCGGCGGTGCTCTCCGGCAACTACGGCAACACCGCGCTCTCCGCTCTGCCCGCCCTGGCCACCACCTCGGTCAACCGGACCAGCACCTCGGCACTGGCCTTCACCGCCACCGCCAACGGCGCCACGGTCAACCTGATCCCGTTCTACGACGCGCACGGGCACAACTACACCGTCTACTGGAACGCCAGCGGCCAGTCCCCGGACACCGGGACGGCGACGTTCCGACTGGCCAACGCCGCGAGCGGCCTGGTGCTCGGCATCGAGAACATGTCCACCGTCGACGGGGCGCCCGCGTTGCAGTGGGACGACAACGGCACCGCCGACCACGACTGGCAGCTGGTCGTCGACGGCAACGCGGTCAAGTTCCGCAACGCCAACAGCGCCAAGGTGCTCGGCGTGCAGAACATGTCGAGCGCCGACAACGCACAGGTCCTGCAATGGTCCGACACCGGCACGGCCGATCACCGGTGGACGATCGTGGACGTCGGCGACGGGTCACACAAGATTCGTAACGGGCACACCGGCAAGCTGCTCGCCACCCTCAACGGTTCCACCGCGCAGGGCGCCCGGGTCGTCCAGGATCCGGACAACGGCACGCCGGACAACCAGTGGCGGTTCGTGCCCAACGGCGCTCGCCGGATCCAGAACCTGGCCACCGGTCTCGTGTTGGGCGTGCAGGACATGTCCACCGCCGACGGTGGCCTGGTGATCCAGTGGGGCGACACCGGCACCGCCGACCACCTCTGGACCGCGATCGTGGACAGCGGCGGCTACCTGCGGCTGCGCAACTCCCACAGCGGCAAGGTGCTCGGCGTGGAGAATGGCAGCAGCAGCAACGGCGCCCGCGTGGTGCAGTGGGCCGACAACGGTGCGGCCAGCAACCGATGGCGGCTGCGGTACGCCGCGAACGGCTACTTCCGGATCCAGTCCGCCAACAGCGGGCGGGTCCTCGGCGTCACCGGCGCCTCGTCCAGCCAGGGTGCCCAGATCGTGATTTGGGACGACAGCGGCGCGGGCGACCACCGTTGGCGCTTCATCTGA
- a CDS encoding helix-turn-helix domain-containing GNAT family N-acetyltransferase, with the protein MDRVLVDVVRRFNRTVTQRVGALDDSYLARDRPLAQSRLLWEVGPDGAEVAALRTRLDLDAGYLSRLLRTLEGAGLVVVGPAEGDGRVRAVRLTDAGRAEWHLLDGRSDELAWSVLAPLSDGQRTRLTCAMAEVERLLMASLVTIEPCHPGEPRARACLRAYARELATRFDAGFELGQGGTDEQEYVPPDGLFLIATISTEAVGCGGLRLSPGEPAEIKRLWVSASVRGLGVGRRLLGELERHAVAAGAASIRLDTNRTLTEAMRLYRAQGYQEIPRYNDNPYAHHWFAKPLR; encoded by the coding sequence GTGGATCGTGTACTTGTGGACGTGGTGCGGCGCTTCAACCGCACAGTGACCCAGCGCGTCGGCGCGCTTGACGACAGCTATCTCGCTCGGGACCGGCCCCTGGCGCAGTCGCGGCTGCTCTGGGAGGTCGGCCCCGACGGTGCCGAGGTCGCGGCCCTGCGGACCCGGCTGGATCTCGACGCCGGCTACCTCAGCCGGTTGCTACGGACGCTGGAGGGCGCGGGCCTCGTCGTGGTGGGGCCAGCTGAGGGGGATGGTCGGGTGCGGGCCGTTCGCCTCACCGACGCCGGGCGCGCCGAGTGGCACCTGCTGGACGGCAGGTCCGACGAGCTGGCCTGGTCGGTCCTCGCGCCGCTCAGCGACGGCCAACGCACCCGGCTCACCTGCGCCATGGCCGAGGTCGAGCGCCTGTTGATGGCGTCGCTGGTCACCATCGAACCCTGCCATCCCGGCGAGCCGCGGGCCCGCGCCTGCCTGCGGGCGTACGCGCGGGAACTCGCTACCCGGTTCGACGCCGGCTTCGAGCTGGGTCAGGGCGGCACCGACGAGCAGGAGTACGTGCCTCCGGACGGGCTGTTCCTGATCGCCACCATCTCGACCGAGGCGGTGGGCTGCGGTGGGCTACGGCTGTCCCCGGGTGAGCCCGCCGAGATCAAGCGCCTCTGGGTGTCGGCCTCGGTGCGCGGGCTCGGCGTCGGGCGTCGCCTGCTTGGTGAGCTGGAGCGGCATGCCGTGGCGGCCGGCGCCGCCAGCATCCGCCTCGACACGAACCGCACCCTGACCGAGGCGATGCGGCTCTACCGCGCCCAGGGCTACCAGGAGATCCCGCGCTACAACGACAACCCGTACGCCCACCACTGGTTCGCCAAGCCGCTGCGCTGA
- a CDS encoding TetR/AcrR family transcriptional regulator has product MVYRSTERVQARLTASRERIVAAATGILAEHGYSGCSVAAVAARAGLATGSVYRHFPAKADLFAEVFRTASQREIDAVTRAAAAERTAAARVRAVIETFAGRALRSPRLAYALLAEPVDPAVEEQRLAFRRAHAALLAGYIADGVAGGELPAQNPELTSTAVVGALAEAMVGPLAAGVAGPDTIGGLITFIHRALGVPS; this is encoded by the coding sequence GTGGTCTACCGGAGCACGGAGCGGGTGCAGGCGCGGCTGACCGCTTCGCGGGAACGCATCGTGGCCGCCGCGACCGGCATCCTGGCCGAACACGGTTATTCCGGCTGCTCGGTCGCCGCCGTCGCCGCGCGGGCCGGGCTGGCGACCGGCAGCGTGTACCGCCACTTTCCGGCCAAGGCCGACCTCTTCGCCGAGGTGTTCCGCACCGCCAGCCAGCGCGAGATCGACGCCGTCACCCGGGCCGCCGCGGCCGAGCGTACGGCCGCGGCGCGGGTCCGCGCGGTCATCGAGACCTTCGCCGGCCGGGCCCTACGGTCGCCACGGCTGGCGTACGCCCTGCTCGCCGAGCCGGTCGACCCGGCGGTGGAGGAGCAGCGGCTGGCGTTCCGGCGCGCCCACGCGGCGCTGCTGGCCGGCTACATCGCCGACGGCGTGGCCGGCGGTGAACTGCCGGCGCAGAATCCCGAACTGACCTCCACCGCCGTGGTCGGCGCGCTGGCCGAGGCGATGGTGGGCCCGCTGGCCGCCGGTGTCGCCGGCCCGGACACCATCGGCGGCCTGATCACCTTCATCCACCGCGCGTTGGGAGTCCCGTCGTGA